A window of the Sphingomonas piscis genome harbors these coding sequences:
- a CDS encoding DUF2945 domain-containing protein gives MAKSLKAGDKVSWKSHGGEAHGKVVKKVTSPMTIKGHKVAASKDNPEYLVETDEGKQAAHKPDALKKG, from the coding sequence ATGGCGAAGAGTTTGAAGGCCGGCGACAAGGTCAGCTGGAAGTCACATGGCGGCGAAGCGCATGGCAAGGTCGTGAAGAAGGTCACCTCCCCAATGACCATCAAAGGTCACAAGGTGGCTGCGTCCAAGGACAATCCCGAATATCTCGTTGAGACAGACGAGGGGAAGCAGGCCGCCCACAAGCCGGACGCGCTGAAGAAGGGATGA
- a CDS encoding FAD-dependent monooxygenase, protein MRPRDDVIIAGGGPAGMMAGLLFARAGCRVRVLEKHRDFLHDFRGDTVHPATMDVLDDLGLLDRFLERPHDRLQKAQLRIGGREMVVGDLSRVKGRTPFVAMMPQWEFLDFLRAEAVQLPNFQVEMGRGVGDIRFEEGRATAVKTSDGTLLGASALIIAADGRRSVVRRRGLLPAKDLGSPIDVFWFELPKRSPEQGVLRIAVDRGRILVRVDRATYWQCAFVIPKGSAQELRRHGVDHVRAEIERVEPRLENIGQDLTSLDQLHLLEVSLDRLTRWSRPGLLAIGDAAHAMSPMGGIGINFAIQDAVAAANLLAPGIAAGSSVDQLLQRVQRRRYASTALVQAVQRIAQNWVLAPCFIAPAVWNGRLGPCSSLTRCPPFAACRAVRSPGAYGGSGCRSPEQFASKIGIGLPPHR, encoded by the coding sequence ATGAGGCCTCGCGACGACGTCATCATCGCCGGCGGTGGTCCCGCCGGAATGATGGCGGGGCTACTTTTCGCCCGGGCCGGTTGCCGGGTTCGGGTGCTCGAAAAGCATCGAGACTTCCTGCACGACTTTCGCGGCGACACCGTTCATCCAGCCACGATGGACGTGCTCGACGACCTCGGACTGCTCGACCGCTTTCTCGAGAGACCCCACGACCGGCTTCAGAAAGCCCAACTCCGGATCGGCGGACGCGAGATGGTCGTTGGCGATCTGTCGCGGGTGAAGGGTAGGACTCCATTCGTGGCCATGATGCCGCAGTGGGAGTTCCTCGACTTCCTTCGCGCCGAAGCGGTCCAACTGCCGAACTTCCAAGTGGAGATGGGCCGCGGGGTCGGTGACATCAGGTTCGAAGAGGGCAGGGCAACGGCGGTGAAGACGTCCGACGGGACCTTGCTCGGCGCCTCTGCCCTGATCATAGCCGCAGATGGTCGTCGCTCGGTCGTTCGGCGGCGCGGCCTGCTCCCGGCCAAGGATCTCGGATCTCCCATCGACGTTTTCTGGTTCGAGCTTCCCAAGCGCTCGCCGGAGCAAGGCGTGCTTCGTATTGCCGTTGATCGAGGGCGCATCCTCGTCCGCGTCGACCGTGCCACATACTGGCAGTGCGCGTTCGTGATCCCGAAGGGCTCCGCCCAAGAGCTTCGACGTCATGGCGTCGACCATGTCCGGGCCGAGATCGAACGTGTGGAACCTCGGCTTGAAAATATCGGTCAGGACCTGACAAGCCTGGATCAGCTCCACCTGCTTGAAGTCAGTCTCGACCGGCTGACGCGCTGGAGTCGCCCCGGCCTTCTCGCGATTGGCGACGCCGCTCACGCCATGTCACCGATGGGCGGGATCGGGATCAACTTCGCGATCCAGGATGCGGTCGCGGCGGCCAATCTGCTCGCACCAGGCATCGCGGCGGGGAGCAGCGTCGATCAGCTGCTGCAAAGAGTGCAGCGCCGGCGTTATGCTTCGACGGCACTGGTTCAGGCCGTTCAACGCATCGCTCAAAACTGGGTACTAGCCCCATGCTTCATCGCGCCGGCAGTCTGGAACGGCCGCCTTGGCCCTTGCTCCTCCTTGACGCGATGCCCGCCCTTCGCCGCCTGCCGGGCCGTGCGATCGCCTGGGGCGTACGGCGGGAGCGGGTGTCGTT